The Vicia villosa cultivar HV-30 ecotype Madison, WI linkage group LG1, Vvil1.0, whole genome shotgun sequence genome includes a region encoding these proteins:
- the LOC131645153 gene encoding alpha-L-arabinofuranosidase 1-like, whose protein sequence is YIDVIYIFQEINHAGAGGLWAELVNNRGFEAEGSINGTSNIYPWTIIGENQSSIIVSTERSSCFERNKIALRMDVLCHRKSCPHGGVGISNPGFWGMNIEEGKKYKVVFYVRSLGPITLQVSFVGSDNGIKLASTKIRSSGVNVTKWSKMETILEAKSTNHNSNLQITTTKKGVLWLDQVSAMPLDTYKGHGFRNDLFQMVADLKPKTFRFPGGCYVEGNYLKNAFRWKDTVGAWEERPGHYNDMWKYWTDDGFGYFEGLQLSEDLGAYPIWVFNNGISHHDEINTSAISPFVQEALDGIEFAIGSPKSQWGSLRASMGHPKPFDLRYVGVGNEDCGKYNYQGNYLEFYKAIKHRYPDIQIISNCDGSQYPLNHPADLYDFHIYTNSKDMFSQYTKFDKAPRSGPKAYVSEYAVWREDAGNGSLYAAVAEAAFLIGLEKNSDVVSMVAYAPLFVNTNDKYWTPDAIVFNSYQNYGTPSYWLQQFFIDSNGATFLNSTLNNSSSSIVASAIQYNNSQDGKNYLKVKVVNFGNSVEILEILINNLKTNVQRSGSSKVMLTSLNKMDENSFLEPTKIVPKRTSLENASNDMNVELAPYSITSFDLLI, encoded by the exons TACATTgatgtaatatatatttttcaggAGATTAATCATGCAGGAGCTGGAGGATTGTGGGCAGAACTTGTGAATAATAGAG GTTTTGAAGCTGAAGGTTCCATTAATGGGACCTCAAATATTTATCCATGGACAATTATTGgagaaaatcaatcatccattattGTATCTACAGAACGTTCTTCTTGTTTTGAGCGTAATAAAATTGCATTACGTATGGATGTTCTTTGTCATAGAAAATCTTGTCCACATGGTGGTGTTGGTATTTCCAATCCAGGTTTTTGGGGAATG AATATTGAGGAAGGGAAGAAATATAAAGTAGTGTTCTATGTAAGATCACTTGGTCCAATTACATTACAAGTTTCATTTGTTGGATCTGATAATGGTATCAAATTAGCGTCAACCAAAATAAG ATCTTCTGGAGTCAATGTTACAAAGTGGAGTAAAATGGAAACAATTCTTGAAGCTAAAAGTACTAATCACAATTCAAATCTACAAATAACAACAACCAAAAAAGGAGTATTATGGTTAGATCAGGTCTCAGCCATGCCTTTAGATACATATAAG GGTCATGGTTTTCGAAATGACCTTTTTCAAATGGTGGCAGATTTAAAGCCAAAAACTTTTAGATTTCCAG GTGGTTGTTATGTTGAAGGAAATTATCTAAAAAATGCATTTAGATGGAAAGATACAGTTGGAGCATGGGAAGAGAGACCTGGCCACTATAACGATATGTGGAAGTATTGGACCGATGATGGATTTGGTTATTTTGAAGGGCTTcaa TTATCAGAGGATCTTGGTGCATATCCAATATGGGTGTTTAATAATGGTATTAGTCATCATGATGAAATTAATACGTCTGCAATTTCACCATTTGTACAA GAAGCTCTAGACGGTATTGAGTTTGCTATAGGTTCCCCTAAATCACAATGGGGTTCTCTTAGAGCTTCCATGGGACATCCAAAGCCATTTGATTTGAGATATGTTGGAGTTGGAAATGAAGATTGTGGTAAATATAACTATCAAGGAAATTACCTCGAGTTCTATAAAGCTATAAAACATAGATATCCTGATATTCAGATTATCTCAAATTGTGATGGTTCTCAATATCCATTAAATCATCCCGCGGATCTTTACGATTTTCAT ATTTATACAAATTCTAAGGACATGTTTTCCCAATATACAAAGTTCGATAAAGCACCACGATCTGGTCCAAAG GCATATGTTAGTGAGTATGCTGTTTGGAGGGAAGATGCAGGTAATGGAAGCCTTTATGCAGCTGTGGCTGAAGCTGCATTTCTTATTGGACTTGAAAAAAAtag TGATGTCGTCAGCATGGTTGCCTATGCACCCCTCTTTGTAAACACAAATGACAAATA TTGGACACCAGATGCAATTGTATTCAACTCTTATCAAAATTATGGAACTCCAAGTTATTGGCTCCAACAATTTTTTATTGATTCTAATGGAGCAACCTTTCTTAATTCAACTCTCAACAATTCTTCTAGCTCGATTGTTGCCTCTGCGATTCAGTATAATAATTCTCAAGATGGAAAGAATTATCTAAAAGTCAAG GTAGTAAATTTTGGAAACTCAGTTGAAATTTTAgagattttaataaataatttaaaaacaaatgtgcaACGATCTGGTTCATCAAAAGTGATGCTTACATCCTTGAATAAAATGGATGAAAATTCTTTCTTGGAACCAACAAAG ATTGTGCCCAAAAGAACTTCACTTGAAAATGCAAGCAACGACATGAATGTTGAACTTGCTCCCTATTCAATTACATCATTTGACTTATTAATTTAA